A genome region from Desulfovibrio sp. JC010 includes the following:
- a CDS encoding response regulator: MKILIVEDELASRKFLTYVMAGYGECTSAVNGIEAVDEFTRALESGERYDLICMDIMMPEMDGQEALKRIRGIETDNGIAPHLETKVLMTTALKDPSNVVEAYYKGGASIYLTKPLDGEKIGEAMVELGFLKKKNE, encoded by the coding sequence ATGAAAATTCTTATAGTTGAAGATGAACTGGCGAGCAGGAAATTTCTTACCTACGTCATGGCCGGCTATGGTGAATGCACTTCTGCTGTGAACGGTATTGAAGCGGTTGATGAATTTACCCGTGCGCTGGAATCCGGTGAGCGTTATGATCTGATATGTATGGATATAATGATGCCGGAAATGGATGGTCAGGAAGCCTTGAAAAGGATTCGCGGTATTGAAACCGATAATGGCATTGCTCCCCATCTGGAAACAAAAGTCCTTATGACCACCGCTTTGAAGGATCCCTCCAATGTGGTGGAGGCGTATTATAAAGGCGGAGCCTCCATTTACCTGACCAAGCCGCTTGATGGCGAAAAGATCGGTGAGGCAATGGTCGAGCTTGGTTTTTTGA
- a CDS encoding SHOCT domain-containing protein encodes MIETISSVFSFISGKYEANPHWDHWPFGPGYGDFWASMAKMAFVAAILGVIVIFLRVLFGPNGKFRDHDLDREAAEMREKALAQLEEDLKSGKISEIDYKFKKKRILF; translated from the coding sequence ATGATAGAAACAATTTCATCCGTATTTTCATTTATATCCGGTAAATATGAAGCCAACCCCCACTGGGACCACTGGCCTTTCGGCCCCGGTTACGGCGACTTCTGGGCCTCAATGGCAAAAATGGCCTTCGTAGCCGCAATCCTCGGCGTAATCGTTATTTTCCTGCGTGTACTGTTCGGTCCCAATGGAAAATTCCGTGACCATGATCTCGACCGTGAGGCTGCGGAAATGCGTGAAAAAGCCCTTGCTCAGCTTGAAGAAGATTTGAAATCCGGCAAAATTTCCGAAATTGATTACAAATTCAAGAAAAAAAGAATCCTGTTCTAA
- a CDS encoding HD domain-containing protein, whose amino-acid sequence MEQFKNIFTDFATPYLQNAGKNEKPDLQLKFDHSFDVFENSCRICDSLPLSEELDETARIAALFHDTGRFPQYRKYRTFRDIDSCNHGTLGARTVLKHRLLNCLPRKQRNTVLGAIALHNRSSLPGFISDDLRLCTEVVRDSDKIDIIQVLIPHMTDVKPENEATLMGLTEKPGEITESILQEIRQGKQVSYVKMRCLNDFRLLLLSWAYDLNFEWSRKEMIKRGYVDTIMEQLPDTGQIHALYKPVMEQLNS is encoded by the coding sequence ATGGAACAGTTCAAAAATATATTCACCGATTTTGCCACACCCTACTTGCAAAATGCGGGTAAAAACGAAAAACCGGACCTGCAGTTGAAGTTCGATCACTCTTTTGACGTCTTTGAAAACAGCTGCAGGATCTGTGATTCATTGCCGCTTTCCGAAGAACTGGATGAAACTGCACGTATCGCAGCCCTGTTCCACGATACCGGAAGGTTTCCCCAGTACCGGAAGTACAGAACATTCAGGGATATCGATTCCTGTAACCACGGTACACTTGGAGCCAGAACGGTTTTGAAGCACAGACTGCTTAACTGCCTGCCCCGGAAACAACGCAACACCGTCCTCGGAGCAATTGCACTGCATAACCGCAGTTCACTGCCCGGCTTCATCTCCGACGATCTCAGATTATGCACTGAAGTAGTCCGCGACTCCGACAAAATAGACATCATCCAAGTGCTCATCCCACATATGACAGACGTCAAGCCCGAAAACGAAGCCACACTCATGGGACTGACCGAAAAGCCCGGAGAAATAACCGAGTCCATCCTGCAGGAAATCCGGCAGGGAAAACAGGTTTCCTATGTGAAAATGCGCTGCCTGAATGATTTTCGCCTGCTCCTTTTAAGCTGGGCATACGACCTGAATTTTGAGTGGTCACGAAAAGAAATGATCAAACGGGGATACGTTGACACCATCATGGAACAGCTTCCTGACACAGGTCAAATACACGCCCTTTACAAGCCGGTAATGGAACAGCTTAACTCTTGA
- a CDS encoding NAD(P)/FAD-dependent oxidoreductase — protein sequence MTETNYDITILGAGPAGLQAAIHSARKGLKVLILGKNDKSSLWWAHIENFCCTLEISGEQILRTGQQQAESFGAVFFNEDVLKIQTPDLMDLGGGGFTVTSETKEFKTKAIIICTGTTRNKLGVPGEKDLFGKGVSYCVECDGNFFRGEEVAIVGGESAAAGGALHLSHLASKVHLVSNEFNFAPELMEKLKAENIIIHEGVEVDQITGGSGVDGLVFKNGDKLDVTGVFIELGAKGVMSLAAELGIQLDESMKFIETDKQQRTNVPGIFAAGDICGPPLQMAKAVGEGCVAGLSAAKYVRKT from the coding sequence ATGACCGAAACCAATTATGATATTACCATTCTAGGAGCCGGACCTGCAGGCTTGCAGGCCGCCATTCACTCAGCAAGAAAAGGGCTCAAAGTTCTTATCCTCGGTAAAAACGACAAGAGCAGCCTCTGGTGGGCACATATTGAAAATTTCTGCTGTACGCTGGAAATTTCCGGTGAACAGATCCTGAGAACCGGGCAACAGCAGGCTGAAAGCTTCGGCGCAGTATTCTTCAATGAAGATGTGCTGAAAATCCAGACCCCGGACCTCATGGACCTCGGCGGGGGCGGATTTACCGTTACCTCCGAAACCAAGGAATTCAAGACCAAAGCGATCATCATCTGCACCGGAACCACCCGCAACAAACTCGGGGTCCCCGGCGAAAAAGACCTTTTCGGCAAGGGCGTAAGCTATTGTGTGGAATGTGACGGCAACTTTTTCAGGGGCGAGGAAGTCGCAATTGTGGGCGGTGAAAGTGCTGCAGCAGGGGGAGCACTGCATCTCTCGCACCTCGCATCCAAAGTCCACCTTGTGTCCAATGAATTCAACTTCGCGCCGGAACTCATGGAAAAGCTAAAAGCCGAAAACATCATCATCCACGAAGGAGTGGAAGTCGACCAGATCACCGGCGGAAGCGGTGTAGACGGTCTCGTTTTCAAGAACGGTGACAAGCTTGATGTAACCGGGGTTTTCATTGAACTGGGCGCAAAAGGGGTCATGTCCCTTGCTGCCGAACTGGGTATCCAGCTGGATGAATCCATGAAATTCATTGAAACTGACAAGCAGCAGCGCACCAACGTTCCCGGTATCTTCGCCGCCGGAGATATCTGCGGACCGCCGCTCCAGATGGCTAAAGCTGTCGGAGAAGGCTGCGTGGCAGGTTTAAGCGCAGCTAAATACGTTCGTAAGACTTGA
- a CDS encoding HAD family acid phosphatase translates to MKLRLICICLILFCVSGCVASKARKVKAPETMLSLPEARKRIVAYHESGKYDEDTAHVAESVSDAAIKAIKNKVKYPAVVMVVEDVLLSTYEARSKQGFADNPAAVTDLESHVILSSLPAVKSSIVLFDFLQERNIPVFLVSYRPEGFRVPVMENLSKVGFSGWKKIFMKPLNYPDNSNFSEEVRRGLQRTGYNIIATIGVLPEDISGEFAGKAVLYPNYIYSKR, encoded by the coding sequence TTGAAGTTACGTTTGATCTGTATTTGTCTGATTCTGTTTTGCGTGAGTGGCTGTGTTGCGTCCAAGGCGCGTAAAGTAAAAGCACCCGAAACCATGCTTTCCCTGCCGGAAGCCCGGAAACGGATTGTCGCTTATCATGAAAGCGGTAAGTATGATGAAGATACGGCACACGTTGCCGAATCCGTATCAGACGCCGCGATTAAGGCTATCAAAAATAAGGTCAAATATCCTGCGGTGGTCATGGTGGTGGAGGATGTGCTGCTTTCCACTTATGAAGCGCGTAGCAAGCAGGGTTTTGCTGATAATCCCGCTGCGGTTACAGATTTAGAATCACATGTGATATTAAGTTCCCTTCCCGCTGTAAAATCGTCAATTGTGTTGTTTGATTTTTTGCAGGAGCGTAATATTCCTGTTTTTCTGGTTTCCTATCGTCCGGAAGGGTTCCGGGTTCCGGTGATGGAAAATCTTTCCAAGGTCGGCTTTTCCGGTTGGAAAAAAATATTTATGAAACCGCTTAATTATCCTGATAATTCGAATTTCAGCGAAGAAGTTCGTAGAGGCTTGCAGCGCACAGGCTACAACATCATCGCCACCATCGGAGTATTACCGGAAGATATTTCAGGCGAGTTTGCCGGGAAAGCGGTACTATATCCCAACTATATTTATTCCAAGCGTTAA
- a CDS encoding YibE/F family protein, translating to MPGLLKNREFILVAVFAVLSSILYFIPTEFDQRVAENAERCRAEVVSVDNADIDQFGIVKTGPQSVTMKILDGRFKGQILQGTNELLGQMDKDKFFVPGDEALAVVTYDAEGKPMFAVPQDHYRIDLELTMLLLFSFLLLVFGGWTGAKALFSFMFTALVLWKLLVPALLEGRDPVWITLAVVAGLCAVIIFMVAGLNRKGVVAFLGSFLGVFTSCLLAIYFTGKLHLHGAVMPFAETLLYSGFGHLDLTRIYIAAVFLACSGAVMDLAMDVAASMDEVVRANPEITHMQALASGIRVGRAVVGTMTTTLLLAYSGGFITLLMAFMAQGIPLINTFNFVYVSAEILKTLVGSFGLVTVAPFTALAGAFVFIRKNK from the coding sequence ATGCCCGGATTATTGAAAAACAGAGAGTTCATACTTGTCGCGGTCTTCGCAGTGCTTAGCAGCATTCTTTATTTTATCCCTACAGAATTTGACCAGCGGGTTGCTGAAAATGCCGAGCGGTGCCGGGCGGAGGTGGTTTCGGTGGATAACGCTGATATTGATCAGTTCGGCATAGTCAAAACCGGACCGCAGTCCGTGACCATGAAAATTCTTGATGGTCGATTTAAAGGTCAGATCCTGCAAGGCACCAACGAACTTCTCGGACAGATGGACAAGGATAAATTCTTTGTGCCCGGAGATGAGGCTCTGGCGGTGGTCACCTATGATGCGGAAGGTAAGCCCATGTTTGCCGTGCCGCAGGATCATTACCGTATTGATCTTGAACTGACCATGCTGCTGCTTTTTTCTTTTCTGCTGCTTGTTTTCGGGGGCTGGACCGGGGCCAAGGCTCTATTTTCTTTCATGTTTACCGCACTGGTGCTTTGGAAACTGCTGGTTCCGGCTTTGCTGGAAGGTCGTGATCCGGTCTGGATTACTCTTGCTGTAGTCGCCGGGCTTTGTGCGGTTATTATTTTCATGGTTGCCGGGTTGAACCGTAAGGGTGTGGTGGCTTTTCTGGGATCATTTCTGGGCGTATTCACCAGCTGTCTGCTGGCTATTTATTTTACCGGGAAACTGCATCTGCACGGGGCGGTGATGCCTTTTGCCGAGACTCTGCTTTATTCAGGGTTCGGGCATCTGGATCTGACCCGCATTTACATTGCCGCAGTTTTTCTGGCCTGCTCCGGTGCGGTCATGGACCTTGCCATGGATGTTGCGGCCAGCATGGATGAAGTTGTTCGGGCCAACCCGGAAATTACCCATATGCAGGCCCTTGCATCCGGCATCCGGGTGGGCAGGGCGGTTGTGGGGACCATGACCACCACGTTGCTGCTGGCTTATTCCGGCGGGTTTATCACCCTGCTCATGGCCTTTATGGCGCAGGGGATTCCACTGATCAATACTTTTAACTTTGTCTATGTTTCCGCTGAGATTCTAAAGACTCTGGTGGGCAGTTTCGGTCTGGTTACCGTGGCCCCGTTTACCGCTCTGGCCGGGGCTTTTGTTTTTATCAGGAAAAACAAATAG
- a CDS encoding alkaline phosphatase, translating into MRFSNKLRVLVALMVCAMVMAAAPAFAKGKKVRVYKGKPAKYVFLFIGDGMGLPQKSATEAFTGEQLIMNTFPAQGMTTTSAANRFIIGSAAAATAIASGQQTNIGMLGMAPSQKHVKSIAEMAKADGMKVGIVSSVSIDHATPAAFYAHVPTRGQYYDIDVALAESNFDFFGGGGLKDISNKKKNSKNFKGNVLDLIKNAGYKVVTDKEAFNAIKPGDGKVIAWNAWLQDSKAMPYAMDMTEKDITLPEFTAKAIEMLDNPEGFFLMVEGGKIDWACHANDAAAFIYNTVAFDNSIKEAVEFAKKHPKETLIVVTGDHECGGLTLGFAGTKYGSYFDALQPQTISFQQFSDQIVKLWKEEHKGKASFEDFQPTITHYFGLEFEGDAKKNPLVVKDYQLAMLKDAYERTMKGEKKFKDPELYNLYGGYDPLTVTITHVLNNNAGLGWTSYKHTAVPVATSAMGVGSSSFNGYYHNTDIAYKIMAIMGMTPKVHAGINNAELAAK; encoded by the coding sequence ATGAGATTTTCCAACAAACTCAGAGTATTGGTGGCCCTTATGGTCTGTGCCATGGTTATGGCTGCAGCACCTGCATTCGCTAAGGGTAAAAAAGTCCGCGTCTACAAAGGTAAACCTGCCAAGTACGTATTCCTCTTCATTGGTGACGGTATGGGGCTGCCCCAGAAAAGTGCCACCGAAGCATTCACCGGCGAACAGCTGATCATGAACACCTTCCCCGCACAGGGAATGACTACCACATCTGCTGCTAACAGATTCATCATCGGTTCCGCTGCTGCTGCAACCGCAATTGCCAGTGGTCAGCAGACCAATATCGGCATGCTCGGCATGGCTCCCAGCCAGAAGCACGTCAAGTCCATTGCTGAAATGGCTAAAGCTGACGGTATGAAAGTAGGTATTGTTTCCAGCGTATCCATCGACCACGCTACCCCCGCTGCTTTCTACGCACACGTTCCCACCCGCGGCCAGTACTACGACATCGACGTTGCACTTGCCGAAAGTAACTTTGATTTCTTCGGTGGCGGCGGTCTCAAAGACATCAGCAACAAGAAGAAAAACTCCAAGAACTTTAAAGGTAATGTTCTCGATCTGATCAAAAATGCCGGCTACAAAGTTGTAACCGACAAAGAAGCTTTCAACGCAATCAAGCCCGGTGACGGCAAAGTTATCGCATGGAACGCATGGCTGCAGGATTCCAAAGCAATGCCTTACGCCATGGACATGACTGAAAAAGACATCACCCTTCCTGAATTCACCGCCAAGGCAATCGAAATGCTCGACAATCCTGAAGGTTTCTTCCTCATGGTTGAAGGCGGTAAAATTGACTGGGCCTGTCACGCTAACGACGCTGCTGCTTTCATTTACAACACCGTTGCTTTTGACAACTCCATCAAGGAAGCTGTTGAGTTTGCTAAAAAGCACCCCAAAGAAACCCTTATCGTTGTAACCGGTGACCACGAGTGCGGTGGGCTGACTCTCGGTTTCGCAGGTACCAAATACGGCTCCTACTTCGACGCTCTTCAGCCCCAGACCATTTCCTTCCAGCAGTTCTCCGACCAGATCGTGAAACTCTGGAAAGAAGAACACAAAGGCAAAGCAAGCTTTGAAGATTTTCAGCCCACCATCACTCACTACTTCGGTCTTGAATTCGAAGGTGATGCCAAGAAGAACCCTCTCGTTGTAAAGGATTACCAGCTTGCCATGCTCAAGGACGCTTACGAGCGCACCATGAAAGGCGAGAAGAAGTTCAAGGATCCTGAACTCTACAATCTTTACGGCGGATACGATCCTCTGACCGTGACCATCACCCACGTGCTGAACAACAATGCCGGTCTTGGCTGGACTTCTTACAAGCACACTGCTGTTCCCGTTGCCACCTCCGCCATGGGCGTCGGTTCCTCTTCTTTCAACGGTTACTACCACAACACTGACATCGCTTACAAAATCATGGCCATTATGGGCATGACTCCCAAAGTGCATGCCGGCATCAATAACGCTGAGCTTGCTGCCAAATAG
- a CDS encoding cytochrome c3 family protein: protein MSKKFLPIIIVLVILFGLAVAGYFSPEKKEKIPVRILFKNSGGKVIFTHIRHHRDYEIPCDKCHHERENSDQEPLPCGSCHPEAFDKDYVRDHIRSFPDTSYCAQCHHAELGKLNFDHAAHEEYADEDCQTCHHDSDIEKEPQKCGNCHTNAGTADVPSVRDAAHDRCISCHDEMFEEGLKGCTPCHKMQNMKDYSGDFTACGQCHQENDKDLVLNRSSAFHDQCMDCHKELKRGPYKESECSRCHLK from the coding sequence GTGAGCAAAAAATTTCTTCCCATCATTATAGTACTTGTCATTCTTTTCGGGCTGGCTGTTGCCGGATATTTTTCTCCCGAAAAAAAAGAAAAAATACCGGTCCGTATTTTATTCAAAAACAGCGGCGGTAAAGTAATATTCACCCACATCCGTCACCACCGGGACTACGAAATCCCCTGCGATAAATGCCACCATGAGCGCGAAAACAGCGATCAGGAACCCCTGCCCTGCGGTTCCTGCCACCCTGAAGCGTTTGACAAGGATTACGTGCGCGATCACATCCGGTCCTTCCCGGACACCAGCTATTGCGCACAATGCCACCATGCCGAGCTGGGAAAACTCAACTTCGACCACGCTGCCCATGAAGAATATGCAGATGAAGATTGCCAGACCTGCCATCATGACAGTGACATTGAAAAAGAACCGCAAAAATGCGGCAACTGCCATACCAACGCGGGAACAGCAGATGTACCCAGCGTGCGCGATGCAGCCCATGACCGCTGTATCAGCTGTCACGATGAAATGTTCGAGGAAGGGTTGAAAGGATGTACTCCCTGCCATAAAATGCAGAACATGAAAGATTATTCCGGTGATTTCACCGCCTGCGGCCAGTGCCATCAGGAAAATGACAAAGATTTGGTGCTCAACCGCAGCAGTGCTTTCCATGACCAGTGCATGGACTGCCACAAAGAACTGAAACGCGGCCCATACAAGGAAAGCGAATGCAGCAGATGTCATTTAAAATAA
- a CDS encoding electron transporter RnfC has translation MNPLFSLIPSERGPIVNTWEQELGSALEISLEITGLVPLVQINYQVSKAQPVASDPAGRKPDLHSSVSGTVIDLKKDFITIREEGTRVALPADFSATNPVAMLDNLRLNGIDIRGYKPGCTLIINAVPHEAGMDGHRFLIEEFTDIMVTGLNYLKKALSPKACALTVPAGMDWTIPGCTGHEIDPVYPNSLPELVTKAVTGKELPPEVTIIDATTLYRIGRTVHGRQPVTLVIVKVGNTPFLTPVGTPAGVLLKLAGFRPAEHDRVILGGPLTGEAVYNLKHGVRPDTQAVTVINSSSNPTFTDNPCVGCGECVIRCPARLMPNMISRHAEFGLYENCLAYNIASCFECGLCGYWCKARRPLLQYIRLAKKELAAQPIIEDLREQK, from the coding sequence ATGAATCCTCTTTTTTCACTTATCCCTTCAGAACGCGGCCCCATAGTAAACACATGGGAGCAGGAGCTGGGCAGCGCGCTGGAGATTTCCCTTGAAATCACCGGCCTCGTTCCTCTGGTGCAGATCAATTATCAGGTAAGCAAGGCCCAGCCTGTAGCGTCTGATCCTGCGGGCAGAAAACCGGACCTGCACAGTTCTGTTTCCGGTACAGTCATTGACTTGAAAAAAGATTTCATCACCATCAGGGAGGAAGGAACCCGGGTGGCCCTGCCCGCTGATTTTTCCGCAACAAATCCCGTTGCCATGTTGGATAATTTACGCCTGAACGGCATAGACATCCGCGGCTACAAGCCGGGCTGCACCCTGATAATTAACGCCGTGCCCCACGAAGCGGGAATGGACGGACACCGCTTCCTGATTGAAGAATTTACCGATATCATGGTGACCGGGCTTAATTACCTGAAAAAAGCCCTCTCACCCAAAGCCTGCGCCCTTACAGTTCCGGCAGGGATGGACTGGACCATCCCCGGATGCACCGGGCATGAGATTGATCCGGTCTACCCCAACAGTCTGCCTGAACTGGTCACCAAAGCGGTAACAGGCAAGGAATTACCACCCGAAGTAACGATCATTGATGCAACCACCCTCTACCGCATCGGCAGGACTGTGCATGGACGCCAGCCGGTTACCCTTGTTATTGTAAAAGTGGGCAACACCCCCTTTCTCACCCCGGTGGGAACTCCGGCAGGAGTACTTTTGAAACTGGCCGGTTTCCGCCCTGCAGAGCATGACCGGGTAATTCTCGGCGGTCCGCTGACCGGAGAAGCCGTCTACAACCTGAAACACGGAGTACGCCCGGACACGCAGGCCGTTACGGTTATTAATTCAAGCAGCAATCCGACTTTTACAGACAATCCCTGCGTGGGCTGCGGTGAATGCGTTATCCGCTGCCCTGCCCGGCTGATGCCGAACATGATCTCACGTCATGCGGAGTTCGGACTCTATGAAAACTGTCTGGCATACAACATTGCCTCCTGTTTTGAATGCGGACTTTGCGGCTATTGGTGTAAAGCCCGGCGGCCCCTGCTGCAATACATCCGGCTGGCGAAAAAGGAGCTGGCCGCCCAACCGATAATTGAAGATCTTCGGGAGCAGAAATGA
- a CDS encoding RnfABCDGE type electron transport complex subunit D, translating to MKPLNGSPILTVSIPPHAHCGRTFKQDALETIIALLPAAAFAVYHYQMLAVRVLALSCFTAVITETICLYLMKREIEADNYTALLYGLLFGLLIPPASPWWLVAAGSAISIFMGRIIFGGLGANQLCVPLVGWAILAVSWPDLMNFDMTMLASELTYPLSQLKNFGPETLDEYSLKSLLLGFQLGGCGAAQTGAVLLGGIYLLARRVIRPDIPLAFIAGAAATAAVYYFIDPLEYAAPQYHLLCGSTLFGAFFLATDGPSSPAGHIPMLIYGLTAGVMVIIIRTYGIYPDGVPFAILLANLMTPLIDKIRPAPFGGTTSIHLRTRS from the coding sequence ATGAAGCCATTAAACGGATCACCAATCCTGACCGTCTCCATTCCGCCCCATGCCCATTGCGGACGTACCTTCAAACAGGACGCACTGGAAACAATCATTGCCCTGCTTCCGGCTGCGGCTTTTGCGGTCTATCATTACCAGATGCTGGCGGTGCGGGTGCTGGCCCTTTCCTGCTTTACTGCCGTGATCACCGAAACCATCTGCCTGTATTTAATGAAACGGGAGATCGAAGCGGACAACTACACTGCCCTGCTTTACGGGCTGCTTTTCGGCCTCCTGATTCCTCCGGCCTCCCCATGGTGGCTGGTGGCGGCAGGCAGCGCAATTTCAATTTTCATGGGCCGCATAATTTTTGGAGGACTGGGCGCAAACCAGCTCTGCGTGCCGCTGGTGGGCTGGGCCATCCTCGCTGTTTCGTGGCCGGACCTCATGAATTTTGATATGACCATGCTCGCTTCGGAACTGACCTATCCCTTAAGTCAGCTTAAAAATTTCGGCCCGGAAACTCTGGATGAATATTCGCTCAAATCCCTGCTGCTCGGTTTCCAGCTCGGCGGATGCGGCGCAGCACAGACCGGAGCAGTCCTGCTGGGCGGAATCTACCTGCTTGCCCGTAGAGTCATCAGGCCGGACATTCCGCTGGCTTTCATTGCCGGGGCGGCAGCAACAGCAGCAGTCTACTATTTCATCGATCCCCTTGAATACGCAGCACCGCAGTATCATCTGCTCTGCGGTTCCACTCTTTTCGGGGCTTTCTTTCTGGCAACGGACGGCCCTTCATCCCCTGCGGGACACATCCCCATGCTCATTTACGGCTTAACAGCCGGAGTAATGGTCATCATCATCCGGACCTACGGAATCTATCCGGACGGAGTTCCCTTTGCCATTCTGCTGGCCAACCTGATGACCCCGCTCATCGATAAAATCCGCCCTGCACCTTTCGGAGGCACAACCAGCATTCACCTAAGGACCCGGTCATGA
- the rnfG gene encoding RnfABCDGE type electron transport complex subunit G: protein MKESIKMIIVLTLICGMFSVTLASLKEATESRIEEQVLTYVQGPAINQVLKGFDNSPVKDRKKLTLPGTETQVTIFPAMKDGKVFGVALETFAKGYGGDVGVMVGFNINGKKLSGIGITTMKETPGVGSKVAGHGFTSQFENHLAAAVELNSKGGDIDGIAGATVSSTASVEAVKQAVSIFQKLKPQIAEAWPGSSKDGS from the coding sequence ATGAAAGAATCCATAAAAATGATCATCGTGCTGACCCTGATCTGCGGAATGTTCAGCGTGACCCTCGCCAGCCTGAAGGAAGCGACTGAATCGCGCATTGAAGAACAGGTGCTGACCTACGTGCAGGGTCCGGCAATTAATCAGGTACTCAAAGGATTTGATAATTCCCCGGTAAAGGACCGCAAAAAATTAACCCTCCCCGGCACTGAAACGCAGGTAACAATCTTCCCGGCCATGAAGGACGGAAAAGTTTTCGGAGTAGCCCTTGAAACTTTTGCTAAAGGTTACGGCGGAGACGTGGGAGTTATGGTAGGATTCAATATAAATGGAAAAAAACTTTCCGGTATCGGCATCACCACCATGAAGGAAACCCCCGGCGTGGGTTCGAAGGTAGCCGGACACGGATTCACCAGTCAGTTTGAAAATCATCTCGCCGCCGCAGTGGAGCTGAATTCCAAGGGCGGCGATATCGACGGCATTGCCGGGGCGACCGTTTCATCCACAGCTTCAGTTGAAGCGGTAAAACAGGCTGTTTCCATTTTCCAAAAGCTGAAACCGCAGATCGCAGAAGCATGGCCGGGCAGTTCAAAAGACGGCTCATAA